A region from the Arachis ipaensis cultivar K30076 chromosome B01, Araip1.1, whole genome shotgun sequence genome encodes:
- the LOC107646044 gene encoding uncharacterized protein LOC107646044, translating into MDLIDLRNEYFVVRLYNEDDYWHVMEGGSWLLFDHYLTIRQWTPDFHPFGAAINRIPAWVHLPDIPIEYYDKRFLGTVGDQIGKTLKVDMNTASQTKGKFARLCVELDLDKPFHSKYLVNERNYHIEYEGLHMLGFTCGKFGHTEGCIEKAQSATFKCTSGDQDTGNKANSQEERQNGTGDRRIRRANNKGKIVIQGTLMFGPWMVVKKQKNDKEIN; encoded by the coding sequence ATGGACTTAATAGACCTTAGGAATGAATACTTTGTTGTCAGGCTATATAATGAAGATGACTATTGGCATGTCATGGAGGGAGGGTCATGGCTCCTTTTCGACCACTACCTCACTATCCGACAATGGACACCAGATTTTCATCCTTTTGGAGCGGCCATCAATAGGATCCCAGCATGGGTACACCTCCCAGATATCCCTATTGAATACTATGATAAGCGGTTCTTGGGTACGGTTGGGGATCAGATTGGAAAAACATTGAAAGTTGACATGAACACTGCTAGTCAGACCAAAGGCAAATTCGCCCGTCTTTGTGTAGAGCTGGACTTGGATAAGCCTTTTCATTCTAAATATCTAGTGAATGAGAGAAACTATCATATAGAATATGAAGGGTTGCATATGCTCGGCTTTACATGTGGAAAGTTTGGTCATACTGAAGGATGTATAGAGAAGGCACAAAGTGCAACATTCAAATGTACAAGTGGAGACCAAGATACGGGAAATAAGGCAAACTCGCAGGAGGAGAGACAGAATGGTACTGGAGACAGGAGGATAAGGAGGGCAAACAACAAGGGTAAAATAGTAATTCAAGGGACTCTAATGTTTGGGCCATGGATGGTGgttaaaaagcagaaaaatgacAAAGAGATAAACTAA
- the LOC107646037 gene encoding uncharacterized protein LOC107646037 → MQQPWLLCGDFNEIGDVSEKKGGAPCDMLQIRRFRDWIDDCNLINLGFKGTRFTWRGPLWSNGCRIFKRLDRTLCNAEWSLRFQDAIVGTLPRVRSDHYPLLIRCERRSGCPTAKPFSFEYMWMQHCEWNQLRTSQ, encoded by the coding sequence ATGCAACAACCCTGGCTTCTTTGTGGAGATTTCAATGAGATTGGGGATGTCTCTGAAAAGAAAGGGGGAGCTCCCTGTGACATGCTCCAAATTAGAAGGTTTAGGGACTGGATAGATGATTGCAATCTCATAAACCTGGGGTTCAAAGGCACCAGATTCACCTGGAGAGGTCCGCTATGGAGTAATGGTTGTCGTATATTTAAGAGGCTAGACAGGACTTTGTGCAATGCAGAGTGGAGTCTGCGATTTCAGGATGCAATTGTAGGAACTCTTCCCAGAGTTCGCTCAGACCACTACCCCTTGTTGATAAGATGTGAGAGGAGAAGTGGATGTCCAACTGCCAAACCTTTCAGTTTTGAGTACATGTGGATGCAACACTGCGAATGGAACCAATTGAGGACTTCACAATAA